From Diospyros lotus cultivar Yz01 chromosome 4, ASM1463336v1, whole genome shotgun sequence, a single genomic window includes:
- the LOC127800415 gene encoding zinc finger protein ZAT4-like encodes MEEDQERKHLCKICSKSFVSGKSLGGHMRGHLALISAKKHEDHFNGTDSNFGIEENSNKDLGVSDFLTQKLEKFTTSDDAHVGDMDLEGAFHGSYGLRENPKKSWRISGGKDGDDNVARKESLCKQCSKEFPSLRALAGHMRHHSMKDNQFICKQCGKGFAKKRALFGHMRHHSKRSNESIESQSDYEAPCPIRKRSRTRYKITGEVNNLFDLNSSSSASEIDDEAEEAALCLIMLSRGLTNWVAFISALDSKALHESEENMGKKLESSVSCAGNPLCDKIESEFGDLVSRSLSKGDGFKNQEPVLDDDECEIKKGSEPMDLVRVGLDQTESASSDVQDPEFAANLWDGMEQAASVSGTLEDSEKKWNYRCRTCNKIFHSYQALGGHRAGHRTLGCGFAVNNESPEANSSLELGSGGTTITLSELKKSKEHECPICFKVFPSGQALGGHKRAHYTGCSEIKTKELADVGDVFYLEKEENGGLRLNPLSMMGWEQSQARGAADL; translated from the coding sequence ATGGAGGAGGATCAAGAACGCAAGCATCTGTGCAAGATTTGCAGCAAGAGCTTCGTCAGCGGCAAGTCTTTGGGAGGTCACATGAGGGGCCACTTGGCCTTGATTTCAGCTAAGAAGCATGAAGATCACTTTAATGGCACTGATTCCAATTTCGGGATTGAAGAAAATTCCAACAAGGATTTGGGGGTTTCTGATTTCTTAACCCAAAAACTGGAAAAGTTCACGACCAGTGATGATGCTCATGTCGGTGATATGGATCTTGAAGGTGCCTTTCATGGCAGTTATGGCCTTAGAGAGAACCCTAAAAAATCCTGGAGGATTTCTGGTGGAAAAGATGGTGATGATAATGTTGCAAGGAAAGAGAGCCTCTGTAAACAATGTAGTAAAGAGTTTCCCTCATTGAGGGCTCTGGCTGGCCATATGAGGCATCACTCCATGAAAGATAACCAATTCATATGCAAGCAATGTGGCAAAGGGTTTGCTAAAAAGAGGGCTCTGTTTGGTCATATGAGACACCACTCCAAGAGATCCAATGAGTCCATAGAGAGCCAATCTGACTACGAGGCGCCTTGTCCAATCCGAAAGCGATCGAGGACGAGGTACAAGATTACTGGGGAAGTTAATAATTTGTTCGATTTGAATTCATCTTCAAGTGCTTCTGAGATTGATGATGAAGCAGAAGAAGCAGCCTTGTGTTTGATTATGCTTTCCAGGGGTTTGACAAACTGGGTTGCCTTTATTTCAGCCTTGGATTCCAAGGCATTGCATGAAAGTGAGGAAAACATGGGGAAGAAGTTGGAGTCTAGCGTTTCATGTGCTGGGAATCCTCTCTGTGATAAGATTGAATCTGAATTTGGTGATCTGGTTTCTAGGTCGTTGAGCAAAGGTGATGGGTTCAAGAATCAGGAACCTGTCCTAGACGACGATGAATGTGAAATCAAGAAAGGAAGTGAACCTATGGATTTGGTTAGAGTTGGATTGGATCAAACAGAATCAGCCAGTTCTGATGTGCAGGATCCTGAATTTGCTGCAAATCTTTGGGATGGAATGGAGCAAGCTGCCTCCGTTTCTGGGACCCTGGAAGATTCTGAGAAGAAGTGGAATTACAGGTGCAGGACCTGCAACAAGATCTTTCACTCTTACCAAGCGCTTGGGGGCCACCGAGCCGGCCATAGAACTCTTGGTTGTGGCTTTGCGGTGAATAATGAGAGCCCTGAGGCAAATTCCAGCCTTGAACTGGGCAGTGGAGGGACAACCATCACACTTTCAGAGTTGAAGAAGAGCAAGGAGCATGAATGCCCAATCTGCTTCAAGGTTTTCCCATCAGGGCAAGCGTTGGGTGGCCACAAGAGGGCTCACTACACTGGATGCtctgaaatcaaaaccaaaGAGCTTGCTGATGTTGGAGATgttttttatcttgaaaaagaagagaatggtGGTTTGAGGCTCAATCCATTATCCATGATGGGTTGGGAGCAATCTCAAGCTCGAGGCGCTGCTGATCTCTAA